A stretch of DNA from Microlunatus sp. Gsoil 973:
CGCGCGTGCCGACATCGGAATTCTCGCGGCACCCGACAGGTCGCTCTCGGCCAGCCACAGCGGTGCTGCACGAATGCTCGGGGAGTTGCACCAGACCTTTGACATCGTCGACGATCGGCACGACCTGTCGGCCTACCGCATGCTGGTGCTTCCGGACGAGGTGACCCTCGACGGCGTGCTGGCCGAGAAGGTCGCGGAATACACCAGCGCCGGCGGCCCGGTGCTCAGCACCGGATGGTCCGGCCTGCGGCCCGACGGGGACGGGTTCGCCCTCCCCGCCTGGCCGTTCGGTTTCGCGGGACTCGAAACCTCCAACAGCAGCTACTTCATCACGCCGACGGGATCCGTCACCGGAGTACCGGAGATGCCGATCGGGATCGCGAAGCCCGGCATCCTCGTTGCACCCACGTCGTCCGCGGACCCGATCGCCGAGCGGGTTGAGGCGTACGCCGACCACGTGTGGGACGGGTTCCACGGATACTTCTACACCCCGCCCGCCAGGCCGACAGGGCATCTGATCGCCGCACAGGCCGGCGCTGTCGCCCACATCGGGTTCCCGCTGTTCGCTTCGTACCTGGAGAATCCGCTGCCCGCCTATCGAGCCCTGTTGGAGCACTGCATCGAGCGGCTGCTGCCGGAACCGATCCTGCGCACCGAGGGGATTCCGCACACCGCGCGGGTGACGCTCACCCGCCAGGAGAATCGGACCATCTGCCATATCAAGCTGACTCACCCGGAACCGCGGGGCAGCATGCATGTCGTCGAGGGTTACCCAACGCTGATCGACGGCAAGGTCGCTGTTCGTGCCACGCCGTCCCGGGTCTATCGGGCACCGGATCTGGCCGAGGTTCCGTTTCACCAGAATTCGAACTACGCGACGATCGATCTTCCGCGGATCGACGGTTACGCCATGATCGTGCTGGAGGATTGATCACCGAGAAAGTCCGCGACCAGATGGGCGTAGATCGCCGCTGCCTGGTGCACAGATCGCGCGCTGACAGCTTCGTTCGGGCCATGACAGTAGGTCAGTATCCCCGGCCCCAGTGAAGGAATGGTGGGGACGCCGGCCGCGGTGAACCAGGGCGCGTCGGTGGTTCCCGGAAAGAACGAAAGCGGCGGCGCCTCCCCCAGCGCGCGCCGGCAGGCTCGCTGCGCCGCCCGCACGATCGGCGACTCCGCAGGAACCGTCGACGGGTCGATCCAGGTCAGCCCAGGTTCAAACTCGAGTTCGGCGTCGATCCCCAACCGCTCCGAGGCCCGTCGCAGCCAGCGTCGCAGATCATCGGAGAGTTGCTCATACGTCATCCCGGGAACCGTACGGACGTCGCATCCGAACGTCGCCTCGCCCGGGACGACTCCGAAGAACACGCCGCCGTGCAGCAGCACGCCCGGGTTGACAGTCGGGCGTAGCTCGCCGAACAGCTGTTTCGGGTAGGACAGTCTCATCGATTCGTTCATTTCGATCATGAGTCGCGCCAACTGCAGACTCGCGTTGATCGAGGGCAACCTGTCGGAGAGGCTGCTGTGCCGCTGTGTGCCCGCGACCCGGATCCGAAAGCAGCTGAGGCCTCGGGAGATCAGATGCAGGCCTTGCCAGTCCCGCTCCCAGCCCGACGGCTCTCCGATCACGCAGGCATCAAGATCACTCAGTTGCGG
This window harbors:
- a CDS encoding M20 family metallopeptidase gives rise to the protein MINGPTDQLADRLDQLRPDLDQLVAELIAINSQIPPHGDEQAIVEFLREYLHGHGLGAGTVLSKEPSRPNLVLRIQGDQPGPVLGLCGHVDTKPVGDAAEQWRTEPLVATDVDGMIFGLGASDMKAAVAAMVTAARAAHDVGAINKGALELILVADEEAGATYGSRWLAPQLSDLDACVIGEPSGWERDWQGLHLISRGLSCFRIRVAGTQRHSSLSDRLPSINASLQLARLMIEMNESMRLSYPKQLFGELRPTVNPGVLLHGGVFFGVVPGEATFGCDVRTVPGMTYEQLSDDLRRWLRRASERLGIDAELEFEPGLTWIDPSTVPAESPIVRAAQRACRRALGEAPPLSFFPGTTDAPWFTAAGVPTIPSLGPGILTYCHGPNEAVSARSVHQAAAIYAHLVADFLGDQSSSTIMA